From Salinirubellus salinus, the proteins below share one genomic window:
- the prs gene encoding ribose-phosphate diphosphokinase, with translation MILPGSASQSLAAALARELDEPLAPVEYQRFADGEGMARAPFEADRVVVVAATTSDEAHVELLQLQDVAGEQADEVVTVLPYMGYGRQDEAFREGEPVSARAVARAVSTGTDRVVLVNPHEAAVADFFDVECTVVDAAPRLAEPLPADLADPLFLAPDASATDLAESVREAYGTGTTDHFEKHRDRDTGEVSMAPAETDVAGRDVVLVDDIVATGGTMSEAIAQLDDPAHTFVTCVHPVLAGSARTRLARAGVDGVWGTDTVEREVSAVSVAPTLAEFL, from the coding sequence ATGATACTCCCGGGGTCCGCCTCCCAGTCGCTCGCGGCCGCGCTCGCCCGCGAACTGGACGAACCCCTCGCGCCGGTCGAGTACCAGCGGTTCGCGGACGGCGAGGGGATGGCCCGGGCGCCGTTCGAGGCCGACCGGGTCGTCGTCGTGGCCGCCACCACGAGCGACGAGGCACACGTCGAACTCCTCCAGTTGCAGGACGTCGCCGGCGAGCAGGCTGACGAGGTGGTCACCGTCCTCCCGTACATGGGCTACGGCCGGCAGGACGAGGCCTTCCGCGAGGGGGAACCGGTCTCCGCACGGGCGGTCGCCCGGGCCGTCTCGACGGGCACCGACCGCGTCGTCCTCGTCAACCCACACGAGGCGGCCGTCGCCGACTTCTTCGACGTCGAGTGCACCGTCGTCGACGCGGCCCCCCGCCTCGCCGAGCCGCTCCCCGCCGACCTCGCCGACCCGCTGTTCCTCGCGCCCGACGCCTCCGCCACGGACCTCGCCGAGAGCGTCCGCGAGGCCTACGGCACCGGCACGACCGACCACTTCGAGAAGCACCGCGACCGCGACACCGGCGAGGTGTCGATGGCCCCAGCGGAGACGGACGTCGCCGGCCGTGACGTGGTCCTCGTCGACGACATCGTCGCCACCGGTGGGACGATGAGCGAGGCCATCGCGCAACTGGACGACCCGGCACACACGTTCGTCACCTGCGTCCACCCCGTCCTCGCCGGGAGCGCACGGACCCGACTGGCACGGGCGGGCGTCGACGGCGTCTGGGGGACGGACACCGTCGAGCGCGAGGTGAGCGCGGTGAGCGTCGCGCCGACGCTTGCCGAGTTCCTCTGA